A DNA window from Desulfovibrio sp. contains the following coding sequences:
- a CDS encoding J domain-containing protein, translating to MRRRPRQISLKECYDILKLKKDADTADLKRAYRRRAFELHPDLNPGNPDASREFQLLNEAYVALSAILKHEDGVRASTEGTRAAQAESKARAAKEEPTDDRAEQKAQAENGSQGSNGQQAESDAKEASSGPADAAARAQAADETGKAQKEQNQEQQKNKTADKKTAQNGYSEHDVLRDLLTDPFARRVFEDIYSELNRQHQEEAPPQQEAPYQKEGPAFGQPKEKTTAEKRNVKLHKSNLAWGTPKWNKDHSKGVTGMVKGWLRRQIDEEQTLALPSANLAPGKRIRLQIRQALSGELKTVEITLPPDFAVGKPIRLRGLGKRVGPWQGDLYLIITNE from the coding sequence ATGCGACGCCGCCCCCGCCAGATATCGCTGAAAGAATGCTACGACATTCTCAAGCTTAAAAAGGACGCCGATACGGCTGACCTCAAGCGGGCCTATCGGCGTCGCGCTTTTGAGCTGCACCCCGACCTCAACCCCGGCAACCCGGATGCCAGCCGGGAATTCCAGCTGCTCAACGAGGCCTATGTGGCCCTTTCCGCCATACTCAAGCATGAGGACGGCGTACGGGCTTCAACAGAGGGCACCAGGGCTGCCCAGGCAGAGAGCAAGGCGCGGGCCGCAAAAGAAGAGCCTACTGACGACAGGGCTGAGCAGAAGGCCCAGGCTGAAAATGGCTCTCAAGGCAGCAACGGGCAGCAAGCGGAATCTGACGCAAAAGAAGCCAGCTCTGGCCCGGCTGACGCCGCTGCCAGGGCGCAGGCCGCAGACGAGACCGGGAAAGCCCAAAAAGAGCAGAATCAAGAGCAGCAAAAGAACAAAACGGCAGACAAAAAAACTGCGCAGAACGGCTATTCAGAGCATGACGTGCTGCGCGACCTGCTTACAGATCCCTTTGCCCGCCGCGTTTTTGAAGATATTTACAGCGAACTGAACCGTCAGCATCAGGAAGAAGCGCCCCCACAGCAGGAAGCGCCTTACCAAAAGGAAGGGCCTGCTTTTGGCCAGCCCAAGGAAAAAACCACGGCAGAAAAGCGCAATGTAAAACTGCACAAGAGCAATCTGGCCTGGGGCACGCCCAAGTGGAACAAAGACCACAGCAAGGGCGTTACCGGCATGGTCAAGGGCTGGCTGCGCCGTCAGATTGATGAAGAACAAACCCTTGCGCTACCCTCGGCCAACCTTGCGCCCGGCAAGCGCATTCGCCTGCAAATACGCCAGGCCCTTTCTGGCGAGCTGAAAACTGTCGAGATCACCCTGCCGCCGGATTTTGCCGTGGGCAAACCCATCCGGCTGCGCGGTCTGGGCAAGCGTGTGGGGCCGTGGCAAGGCGATTTGTACCTTATTATCACCAACGAATGA
- the panD gene encoding aspartate 1-decarboxylase, with product MLQILRAKLHCIRVTGCELNYHGSVTLDPEQCREAGIYPLEFVYIWNKSNGQRISTYVIYGEPGSRCCILNGAAARACQRGDEVIISAYEYVNGPQDLYSRKPVVLTFNEDNSIHERLRYVVDGEEDGDFGFHVETE from the coding sequence ATGCTGCAAATACTGCGGGCAAAACTGCATTGCATTCGTGTTACCGGGTGTGAACTGAACTACCACGGCTCGGTAACGCTTGACCCGGAGCAGTGCCGCGAGGCGGGCATCTACCCGCTGGAATTTGTGTATATCTGGAACAAGAGCAACGGACAGCGTATTTCCACCTACGTTATCTACGGCGAGCCTGGGTCGCGCTGCTGCATACTCAATGGTGCGGCGGCCCGGGCCTGTCAGCGTGGGGATGAAGTCATCATCAGTGCTTACGAATATGTGAACGGCCCGCAGGATCTGTATAGCCGCAAGCCCGTGGTGCTGACCTTTAACGAGGACAACAGCATTCATGAACGCCTGCGCTACGTGGTTGACGGGGAAGAAGACGGCGACTTTGGCTTTCATGTAGAAACCGAATAA
- a CDS encoding DMT family transporter — translation MQNARQAAPPQLQSTTAPNKDAMQQSAVRAALIRMHAATVLFGISGIFGKLCQCSAIDLVWGRAVVAVAALGCICLIRRDPPWHGIAARDLTGLAVSGILLTLHFVTFFMGIKLGGIAVGTLGFACFPAFTALFEAIAYRERPNARELQCIGMVSIGLVCLTPSFSLADTATHGLLWGIVSAAVYGLVAIANRHFAGGMSGMQTCWWQNTVIIICLLPFAAADVPGIAALDWLWIICLGLLCTALAYSLYVSSLTALKARQAAVIITLEPVYAIIAAWMLFNDAPGLGIFAGGALILGAVFRLSRR, via the coding sequence ATGCAGAATGCCAGACAGGCTGCGCCCCCACAATTACAATCTACCACAGCACCCAACAAGGACGCAATGCAGCAAAGCGCCGTGCGCGCAGCCCTGATCCGCATGCACGCAGCCACGGTTCTGTTTGGTATTTCTGGCATTTTTGGCAAATTGTGCCAGTGTTCCGCCATTGATCTTGTCTGGGGCAGGGCCGTGGTCGCAGTGGCGGCCCTTGGCTGCATTTGCCTTATTCGGCGTGATCCGCCCTGGCATGGAATTGCGGCACGCGACCTGACAGGCCTTGCCGTAAGCGGCATTCTGCTGACCCTCCATTTTGTTACATTTTTTATGGGCATAAAACTGGGCGGCATTGCGGTGGGCACGCTCGGCTTTGCGTGCTTTCCCGCCTTTACGGCCCTGTTTGAAGCCATAGCCTACCGCGAGCGCCCAAACGCCCGGGAATTGCAGTGCATTGGCATGGTAAGCATTGGGCTTGTGTGCCTGACGCCCTCGTTTTCGCTAGCTGATACTGCAACCCACGGCCTGCTTTGGGGCATTGTTTCCGCTGCTGTCTACGGACTTGTGGCCATTGCAAACCGGCACTTTGCCGGGGGCATGTCTGGCATGCAGACCTGCTGGTGGCAAAATACGGTAATCATCATCTGCCTTCTGCCTTTTGCTGCAGCGGATGTGCCGGGCATCGCCGCTCTGGACTGGCTGTGGATAATCTGTCTGGGCCTTTTGTGCACCGCCCTCGCCTACAGCCTTTACGTAAGCAGCCTCACTGCCCTCAAGGCCCGACAGGCAGCAGTTATTATCACGCTTGAACCTGTTTACGCCATAATTGCTGCGTGGATGCTCTTTAACGATGCTCCCGGTCTGGGCATTTTTGCAGGCGGCGCACTCATACTTGGCGCTGTGTTCAGACTCAGCAGGAGATGA
- a CDS encoding methyl-accepting chemotaxis protein — protein MPRLSFKSVNTVIAALISVILLIGVSIFVVYVGKSSYHIVNNTSVGGMKIINNSLIANVNDMIDANMSMIKVPAQSGQAKKAIEGNSAEMDVLIKALIKEYKGINSIFVLNSQGVAVSGASSNGENFIGNNYSERGYFKTAMQGKDAIDPNIVIAKTTKKEIFAIATPVFGDTGKPIGAVCVTMNWLEYIKSHVFNITVADHGYAFIIDASGRVIAHPKADTHMSDVSKLEFVIKALKIKNGSFDYEFQGKDKVIVFQTIERTGWLVCTSAFTDDLAKDAVEQRNILILVAIGIFVVLLGSIIFMVRRIITAPLKSIMDYSAQIAHGDFKATLEGNYRFELSELAGNFKETTAVLKNRLGFADGVLQGITFPTLVADTDVRITYVNDAMVKLVGKSGKPDEYKGMGAAEFFYGDASKRTICHKCLSEGVNAHGIEAAMTFADGQHKNLRIDASLIRDLDGNIVGAVTLVFDLTEIKKQQATIEQQRDAVAQVAQNANAIADRLSTATEELSTQVEQASRGADQQTQRVSETATAMEQMNASVLEVARNAGGASDTTINAKRKAEHGAEVVNKVVQGINQLHTQALGLKTGMASLGDQAQSIGQIMTVISDIADQTNLLALNAAIEAARAGEAGRGFAVVADEVRKLAEKTMQATREVGSAIQGIQSGTTQNIDQVNQTVDTIEQTTELAGTSGEALSEIVVLVDQAADQAHSIAAAAEEQSATSDEINRAVEQINTISAETSSAMSQSANAVTELAKQAQELKKLIAQMVS, from the coding sequence ATGCCACGTCTGTCATTCAAGAGCGTAAATACTGTTATAGCCGCGCTCATAAGCGTAATCCTGCTTATCGGTGTTTCCATCTTTGTTGTTTACGTTGGCAAATCTTCATACCACATTGTCAACAATACGTCTGTTGGCGGCATGAAGATCATAAACAACAGCCTCATTGCCAACGTCAATGACATGATTGACGCCAATATGAGCATGATCAAGGTTCCGGCGCAGAGCGGTCAGGCAAAAAAAGCCATCGAAGGTAACAGCGCCGAAATGGACGTCCTGATCAAAGCCCTTATCAAAGAATACAAGGGAATCAATTCCATCTTTGTTCTAAATTCGCAGGGCGTTGCTGTTTCCGGCGCATCCTCCAATGGAGAAAATTTTATTGGCAATAACTACAGTGAAAGGGGCTATTTCAAAACTGCCATGCAGGGCAAGGATGCCATTGACCCCAACATCGTTATTGCAAAAACCACAAAAAAAGAAATCTTTGCCATTGCTACTCCAGTTTTTGGCGACACAGGCAAGCCCATTGGCGCTGTATGCGTGACCATGAACTGGCTTGAATATATTAAAAGCCATGTTTTTAACATAACAGTTGCAGACCATGGTTATGCATTTATTATTGATGCCAGCGGTCGTGTTATCGCCCACCCCAAGGCTGATACTCACATGAGCGATGTCAGCAAGCTGGAGTTTGTAATCAAGGCGCTCAAAATCAAGAACGGCTCTTTTGATTACGAATTTCAGGGCAAGGACAAGGTAATTGTTTTTCAAACCATTGAAAGGACAGGCTGGCTTGTCTGCACCTCCGCCTTTACAGACGATCTTGCAAAAGACGCCGTTGAGCAACGCAACATTCTTATTCTCGTTGCCATCGGTATTTTTGTTGTATTGCTGGGCAGCATCATATTTATGGTTCGCCGGATCATTACCGCCCCGCTGAAGAGCATCATGGACTACAGCGCGCAGATTGCGCACGGCGACTTCAAGGCAACGCTCGAGGGCAATTATCGCTTTGAACTGTCTGAACTTGCGGGCAATTTCAAAGAAACGACCGCAGTGCTCAAAAACCGCCTGGGCTTTGCCGATGGCGTATTGCAGGGCATCACCTTCCCCACTCTGGTTGCAGATACAGATGTGCGCATCACCTATGTGAATGACGCCATGGTCAAGCTTGTGGGCAAGAGCGGCAAGCCAGACGAGTATAAGGGCATGGGAGCGGCTGAATTTTTCTACGGGGATGCCAGCAAGCGTACCATCTGCCATAAATGTCTGAGCGAGGGAGTAAACGCACATGGCATTGAAGCAGCAATGACCTTTGCAGACGGCCAGCACAAAAATCTGCGCATTGATGCCTCGCTGATCCGCGATCTGGACGGCAACATTGTGGGTGCAGTAACACTTGTGTTCGACCTGACGGAAATCAAAAAGCAGCAGGCCACCATTGAGCAGCAGCGTGATGCCGTTGCCCAGGTGGCGCAGAACGCCAATGCCATTGCCGACAGGCTTTCCACTGCGACCGAAGAGCTTTCCACACAGGTGGAGCAGGCCAGCCGAGGCGCGGATCAGCAAACGCAGCGCGTTTCTGAAACCGCCACCGCCATGGAGCAGATGAATGCTTCGGTGCTTGAGGTTGCGCGCAATGCGGGCGGCGCCTCCGACACTACCATCAATGCCAAACGCAAGGCGGAGCATGGCGCAGAAGTGGTCAACAAGGTAGTGCAGGGCATCAATCAGTTGCACACGCAGGCCCTGGGCCTCAAGACCGGCATGGCTTCGCTGGGTGATCAGGCCCAGAGCATCGGCCAGATCATGACCGTGATTTCAGACATTGCAGACCAGACCAACCTGCTGGCCCTTAACGCGGCCATTGAAGCAGCGCGCGCGGGCGAAGCAGGACGCGGATTTGCCGTTGTGGCCGACGAGGTGCGCAAACTGGCGGAAAAGACCATGCAGGCAACCCGCGAGGTTGGTTCCGCCATTCAGGGCATACAGAGCGGCACCACGCAGAACATTGATCAGGTCAACCAGACTGTAGACACCATTGAGCAGACCACCGAGCTTGCCGGAACCTCCGGCGAGGCTCTCTCTGAAATTGTGGTGCTGGTGGATCAGGCTGCGGATCAGGCGCATTCCATCGCCGCCGCCGCTGAAGAACAGTCGGCCACCAGCGACGAGATCAACCGCGCGGTGGAGCAGATCAACACCATCAGCGCAGAGACGTCCTCCGCCATGTCGCAATCTGCAAACGCAGTGACGGAACTGGCAAAGCAGGCTCAGGAGCTCAAAAAACTCATTGCGCAGATGGTTTCCTAA
- the dapB gene encoding 4-hydroxy-tetrahydrodipicolinate reductase, with the protein MSTSIIVVGASGRMGKTISGLVEADPQFTLAGLVDSPERIAALAGAACPVSDSLATLLPKLPGAVVIDFTAPAVSLQSAKAVAQTGNALVIGTTGFTDEQKDELRALASKAPIFWASNMSIGVNVLLNILPQLTKALGEDYDIEMVELHHNRKKDSPSGTALTLGECLAEARDWKLNDVRCSARDGIIGARPKEQIGIQAIRGGDVVGVHTVYFMGPGERIEVTHQAHSRENFARGAIRAAGWMAGQKPGKLYSMQDVIKDI; encoded by the coding sequence ATGAGCACTTCTATTATTGTGGTCGGGGCCAGCGGGCGTATGGGCAAAACCATCAGCGGGCTTGTGGAAGCCGACCCGCAGTTCACCCTTGCGGGGCTGGTGGACAGCCCGGAGCGTATAGCCGCTCTTGCGGGCGCTGCCTGCCCTGTTTCCGACAGTTTGGCGACCCTTTTGCCCAAGCTCCCGGGGGCAGTGGTCATTGACTTCACCGCGCCTGCGGTGAGCCTGCAATCGGCCAAGGCCGTTGCGCAGACCGGCAATGCCCTTGTAATCGGCACCACGGGCTTTACCGATGAGCAAAAGGACGAACTGCGCGCCCTTGCCTCCAAAGCTCCCATCTTTTGGGCTTCTAACATGAGCATCGGCGTGAATGTGCTGCTGAACATCCTGCCCCAGCTCACCAAGGCCCTGGGCGAGGATTACGATATTGAAATGGTGGAGCTGCACCACAACCGCAAAAAGGACAGCCCCAGCGGCACGGCTCTGACCCTTGGCGAATGCCTTGCCGAGGCCCGCGACTGGAAGCTCAACGATGTGCGCTGCTCCGCCCGTGACGGCATCATCGGCGCTCGCCCCAAGGAGCAGATCGGCATTCAGGCCATACGCGGCGGTGATGTGGTGGGCGTGCACACAGTGTACTTTATGGGACCTGGGGAGCGCATTGAAGTGACCCACCAGGCCCACTCGCGCGAGAATTTTGCGCGCGGCGCTATCCGCGCTGCTGGCTGGATGGCAGGGCAGAAGCCCGGCAAGCTCTACAGCATGCAGGATGTGATCAAGGATATTTAG
- the ligA gene encoding NAD-dependent DNA ligase LigA: MSQNSRNGRQEQNSLFATGPAGGPSSEERNRARWLAAELERHNYLYHTQDAPEISDDQFDALFHELAALEDRWPELRSAHSPTLRVGGKLLDGLAKKAHSRQMYGLDNVFSVEEWRDFVERMRRAWDTEVNGPLPQAFWCDPKLDGLALEIIYANGVLQEALTRGDGEVGEVVTEAVRTIRTVPLRLRGEGPFPARLEVRGEVVMFKKDFDALNARQESLGQKTFANPRNAAAGTLRQLDISVTESRPLRFLAYSLGDAQWAPAQPCRLHSDLMARLREYGFLTPPNGKLCANPQDVEEYVNWVRENRPEFAMEIDGAVAKQNDLEAQEALGFTARAPRFAVAFKFPAMQAQTLLEGIEIQVGRTGALTPVAMLAPVAVGGVMVSRATLHNEDEIRARDVRVGDTVIVQRAGDVIPEVVGPVLDKRPAGAEPYQFPRTCPACGQPVYREEGEAAWRCENLACPAIRLRSITHFVSKAGLDIQGVGQKWIEQLVTSGRVQSPADLFSLTVQELLGFERMGEVLAQKFVDSLESARHTATLQRLISALGIRHVGEQTARTLAARFADLDELENTTVESLLALPDVGPEVASSIRNFFDSPANREQLARLKENGPWPKGADSAQGAQTLAEGPLAGKTILFTGTISVPRGTAQKWAEAAGAVPLGAVSKKLDYLVAGEKAGSKLDKARSLGVTVLDETEFRNLLRESGIEPE, translated from the coding sequence ATGTCGCAGAATTCACGCAATGGCAGGCAGGAGCAGAACAGCCTTTTTGCTACTGGCCCCGCTGGCGGCCCCAGCAGCGAGGAGCGCAACCGCGCCCGCTGGCTGGCCGCAGAGCTGGAGCGCCACAATTATCTGTATCACACCCAGGATGCGCCGGAAATTTCGGACGACCAGTTCGACGCGCTGTTCCATGAGCTGGCCGCGCTGGAAGACCGCTGGCCGGAGCTGCGTTCTGCCCATTCGCCCACCCTGCGCGTGGGCGGCAAGCTGCTGGACGGCCTTGCCAAAAAAGCCCACAGCCGCCAGATGTACGGTCTGGACAACGTCTTTTCTGTGGAAGAGTGGCGCGATTTTGTGGAGCGTATGCGCCGCGCATGGGATACGGAAGTCAACGGCCCCCTGCCGCAGGCCTTCTGGTGTGACCCGAAGCTTGACGGCCTCGCGCTGGAAATCATCTATGCGAATGGCGTGTTGCAGGAAGCTCTGACGCGCGGCGATGGCGAGGTGGGCGAGGTTGTTACCGAGGCCGTGCGCACCATCCGCACCGTGCCCTTGCGCCTCAGGGGCGAGGGGCCGTTTCCCGCGCGGCTTGAAGTACGCGGCGAAGTGGTGATGTTTAAAAAGGATTTTGACGCCCTCAACGCCCGGCAGGAATCCCTGGGGCAAAAGACCTTTGCCAATCCGCGCAACGCGGCAGCCGGAACCCTACGCCAGCTTGATATCTCGGTTACGGAATCGCGCCCCCTGCGTTTTCTTGCTTACAGCCTTGGCGATGCGCAGTGGGCCCCGGCGCAGCCCTGCCGCCTGCATTCGGATCTGATGGCCCGTCTTAGAGAATACGGCTTTCTTACGCCGCCAAACGGCAAGCTCTGTGCGAATCCGCAGGATGTAGAAGAATATGTGAACTGGGTGCGCGAGAACAGGCCGGAATTTGCTATGGAAATTGACGGTGCCGTGGCAAAGCAGAACGACCTTGAAGCCCAGGAGGCGCTCGGCTTTACGGCGCGCGCGCCGCGTTTTGCCGTGGCCTTCAAGTTCCCGGCCATGCAGGCGCAGACCTTGCTTGAGGGCATAGAAATTCAGGTGGGCCGCACAGGGGCGCTTACGCCAGTGGCCATGCTTGCGCCTGTGGCTGTGGGCGGGGTCATGGTTTCGCGCGCAACCCTGCATAATGAGGATGAAATCCGCGCGCGCGACGTGCGCGTGGGCGATACCGTCATTGTGCAGCGCGCGGGCGATGTTATCCCCGAAGTGGTCGGCCCGGTGCTGGATAAACGGCCCGCAGGCGCTGAACCTTATCAGTTTCCCCGCACATGCCCGGCCTGTGGGCAACCTGTGTACCGCGAAGAAGGCGAGGCTGCCTGGCGGTGCGAGAATCTGGCTTGCCCCGCCATCCGGCTGCGCTCCATAACCCACTTTGTTTCCAAGGCCGGGCTTGATATTCAGGGCGTGGGGCAAAAGTGGATCGAGCAGCTTGTGACCAGCGGACGCGTACAGTCGCCAGCCGATCTGTTCAGCCTCACCGTGCAGGAGCTGCTGGGCTTTGAACGCATGGGCGAGGTGCTGGCGCAAAAGTTTGTGGATTCGCTGGAAAGCGCCCGGCACACCGCGACCCTGCAAAGGCTTATCAGCGCCCTTGGCATCCGCCACGTGGGCGAGCAGACGGCCCGCACCTTGGCGGCGCGCTTTGCCGATCTGGACGAACTGGAAAATACCACGGTGGAAAGCCTGCTGGCCCTGCCCGATGTGGGGCCGGAAGTGGCTTCGTCCATACGCAACTTCTTTGACAGCCCAGCCAACCGCGAGCAGCTTGCGCGGCTCAAGGAGAACGGCCCGTGGCCCAAGGGCGCGGATTCGGCTCAGGGCGCGCAAACCCTTGCCGAAGGGCCCCTGGCTGGCAAAACCATCCTTTTTACAGGCACCATCAGCGTGCCCCGCGGCACGGCGCAAAAGTGGGCCGAGGCCGCCGGGGCTGTTCCCCTTGGTGCTGTCAGCAAGAAGCTGGACTATCTGGTGGCGGGCGAAAAAGCGGGCAGCAAACTGGACAAGGCGCGCTCCCTTGGCGTAACCGTGCTGGATGAAACGGAATTCAGAAACCTGTTGCGTGAATCCGGTATTGAGCCGGAATAA
- the uvrB gene encoding excinuclease ABC subunit UvrB: MEDNQVIPFSLETAYTPTGDQPTAIDALVDNLQAGVPSQVLLGVTGSGKTFTMANVIARCNRPALVLAPNKTLAAQLYGEFRGLFPRNAVEYFVSYYDYYQPEAYVPASDTYIEKDSSINDNIDKLRHAATHALLTRRDVIIVASVSCIYGLGSPEYYAKMVIPVEVGQHFPMDKLITRLVEVHYERNDYDFHRGTFRVRGDALEIIPAYHHERALRLEFFGDDIDLMREIDPLTGEVLAEVSKTVLYPASHFVSAQDNLKRAASDIRDELAVRLTYFKEHGQLVEAQRIEQRTQLDLEMIEELGYCNGIENYTRHLDGRKPGEPPSCLLNYFPEDFLLFVDESHITIPQVGGMYKGDRSRKQTLVDYGFRLPSALDNRPLQFNEFTNLLNQVVYVSATPGKYELDQAQGIVAEQIIRPTGLVDPVVEVRPTKGQMENLLGECRGKVTLGERVLVTTLTKRMAEDLTEYCCNMGVRARYLHSDIDTLERMQIIRALRLGEFDVLVGINLLREGLDIPEVSLVCILDADKEGFLRSMGSLIQTFGRAARNAQGKVILYADKITDSMRAAMGETERRRAKQSAYNEEHGITPTSTRKSLESPLDSLYVEDGGGRGRGKGKGKQREPDAVPLTAEDVAVLVAKLEKEMRQAARDLEFEQAAELRDRIRILRARLIAMPE, from the coding sequence ATGGAAGATAATCAGGTCATCCCATTCAGCCTTGAAACGGCATACACGCCTACGGGCGACCAGCCCACGGCCATTGACGCTCTGGTGGACAATCTTCAGGCCGGGGTTCCCTCCCAGGTTTTGCTGGGCGTTACAGGCTCCGGCAAAACCTTTACCATGGCCAACGTCATTGCCCGCTGCAACCGCCCGGCACTGGTGCTGGCCCCCAACAAGACGCTGGCTGCCCAGCTTTACGGCGAGTTCCGGGGGCTGTTTCCGCGCAATGCCGTGGAATATTTTGTCAGCTATTACGACTACTACCAGCCGGAGGCCTATGTTCCGGCCTCAGATACCTATATTGAAAAAGATTCGTCCATCAACGACAACATCGACAAACTGCGCCATGCCGCCACTCACGCCCTGTTGACCCGGCGCGACGTGATCATTGTGGCTTCGGTTTCGTGCATTTACGGCCTTGGTTCGCCGGAATATTACGCCAAAATGGTCATTCCCGTTGAGGTGGGCCAGCACTTCCCCATGGACAAGCTCATCACCCGGCTGGTGGAAGTGCACTACGAGCGCAATGATTACGACTTCCACCGCGGCACCTTCCGCGTGCGCGGCGATGCCCTTGAAATCATTCCCGCCTACCATCACGAGCGGGCGCTGCGGCTGGAATTTTTTGGCGACGACATCGACCTCATGCGTGAGATTGATCCCCTCACGGGCGAGGTGCTGGCCGAGGTGAGCAAAACAGTGCTGTACCCTGCCAGCCACTTTGTTTCCGCGCAGGACAACCTCAAGCGGGCTGCCAGCGACATACGCGATGAACTGGCGGTGCGGCTCACGTATTTCAAGGAGCACGGGCAGCTTGTGGAGGCCCAGCGTATTGAGCAGCGCACCCAGCTTGACCTCGAAATGATTGAAGAGCTCGGCTACTGCAACGGTATTGAAAACTACACCCGCCACCTGGATGGCCGCAAACCGGGCGAGCCTCCGTCCTGTCTGCTCAACTATTTTCCCGAAGACTTCTTGCTCTTTGTGGATGAATCGCACATCACCATTCCGCAGGTGGGCGGCATGTACAAGGGCGACCGTTCACGCAAGCAGACCCTTGTGGACTACGGCTTCCGCCTGCCCTCGGCTCTGGATAACCGCCCCCTTCAGTTCAACGAGTTCACCAACCTGCTCAATCAGGTGGTTTACGTGTCGGCCACGCCCGGCAAGTATGAGCTGGATCAGGCTCAGGGCATTGTGGCGGAGCAGATCATCCGCCCCACGGGCCTTGTGGATCCTGTTGTGGAGGTGCGCCCCACCAAGGGTCAGATGGAAAACCTGCTGGGCGAATGCCGGGGCAAGGTGACGCTGGGCGAGAGGGTGCTTGTCACCACCCTTACCAAGCGCATGGCGGAAGACCTCACCGAATATTGCTGCAACATGGGCGTGCGGGCGCGCTACCTGCATTCGGATATTGATACGCTTGAGCGCATGCAGATCATCCGTGCATTGCGGCTTGGGGAATTTGACGTGCTGGTGGGCATCAACCTGCTGCGCGAGGGGCTGGATATACCCGAAGTGTCGCTTGTGTGCATCCTGGATGCGGACAAGGAGGGTTTTTTGCGTTCCATGGGTTCGCTTATCCAGACATTTGGCCGCGCCGCGCGTAACGCGCAGGGCAAGGTCATTCTGTATGCGGACAAGATCACCGATTCCATGCGCGCCGCCATGGGCGAAACCGAGCGCCGCCGCGCCAAGCAGTCGGCCTACAATGAGGAGCACGGCATCACGCCCACCAGCACCCGCAAATCTCTTGAATCGCCACTGGATAGCCTGTATGTGGAAGATGGCGGTGGACGCGGGCGCGGCAAGGGCAAGGGTAAACAGCGCGAGCCAGACGCAGTGCCGTTGACTGCCGAGGATGTCGCCGTTCTTGTTGCCAAGCTTGAAAAGGAAATGCGTCAGGCGGCCCGCGATCTGGAATTTGAACAGGCCGCAGAGCTGCGTGACCGCATCCGCATTTTGCGGGCCAGGCTTATCGCCATGCCCGAATAG
- the aat gene encoding leucyl/phenylalanyl-tRNA--protein transferase, translated as MIGAFTALASQFPPPESAREDGLLCLGGDLRPERLVAAYSRGIFPWYSKGMPILWWSPDPRCVMPLEGFRLPARSARKLRLHPFELTHNAAFGRVIRACAAPRDKEGGTWIIDDMMRAYEDLHALGYAHSIEAWRDGELVGGLYGVALGRAFFGESMFHTQPEASRAALAGLVALLRQRGATLLDCQQETPHIMRMGGVMLPRAVFQAELERALASQTQTGAAQSCATPEMAGSGLPFPWLPWGVVYSYSPDGFWAARS; from the coding sequence ATGATCGGGGCATTTACAGCACTGGCCTCTCAATTTCCGCCGCCGGAATCAGCCCGTGAAGACGGCTTGCTGTGTCTGGGCGGCGATCTGCGGCCAGAACGTCTGGTTGCTGCCTACAGCCGTGGGATTTTTCCCTGGTACTCCAAGGGAATGCCCATCCTATGGTGGTCGCCGGATCCCCGCTGCGTCATGCCCCTTGAGGGTTTTCGTTTGCCTGCGCGCAGCGCCCGCAAACTGCGCCTGCATCCTTTTGAACTGACCCACAACGCCGCTTTCGGGCGGGTTATCCGCGCCTGCGCAGCACCAAGGGACAAGGAGGGCGGCACCTGGATTATTGACGACATGATGCGCGCTTACGAAGACCTGCACGCCCTTGGCTATGCCCATTCCATTGAGGCTTGGCGCGATGGCGAACTGGTGGGCGGTCTGTACGGCGTGGCGCTTGGACGGGCCTTTTTTGGCGAATCCATGTTTCACACCCAGCCCGAAGCCTCGCGCGCCGCACTGGCAGGGCTTGTGGCCCTGCTGCGCCAGCGCGGAGCAACCCTGCTTGACTGCCAGCAGGAAACGCCGCACATCATGCGCATGGGCGGCGTGATGCTGCCGCGCGCAGTTTTTCAGGCCGAACTTGAGCGCGCCCTTGCCTCGCAAACGCAAACAGGCGCTGCGCAAAGTTGCGCAACGCCTGAAATGGCTGGAAGCGGTCTGCCGTTTCCGTGGCTGCCCTGGGGAGTTGTGTACAGTTATTCCCCGGACGGCTTCTGGGCGGCCAGATCGTAA